The Streptomyces cyanogenus DNA segment TTACTTGTCCAGCCGGAAACCTCAGGTGTTGTGCAAGTGCAACATCGCTGATCATGCCGTGACACCCGGATTGGAACCGGGACCGGGTCATCCGCGAGGATGGGACCATGACCGCCCAGATTCTCGATGGCAAGGCCACCGCAGCCGCGATCAAGTCCGATCTGACCGCCCGCGTGGCGGCGCTGAAGGAGAGGGGCGTCACGCCCGGCCTCGGCACGATCCTGGTCGGGGACGACCCCGGCAGCCAGAAGTACGTCGCCGGCAAGCACCGCGACTGCGCCCAGGTGGGCATCGCCTCCATCCAGCGCGAGCTGCCGGCCACCGCCACCCAGGAGGAGATCGAGGCGGTCGTCCGCGAGCTGAACGAGGACCCCGCCTGCACCGGGTACATCGTCCAGCTGCCGCTGCCCAAGGGCATCGACGAGAACCGCATCCTGGAACTCATGGACCCGGCCAAGGACGCCGACGGCCTGCACCCGATGAACCTGGGCCGCCTGGTGCTGAACGAGCCGGCCCCGCTGCCCTGCACCCCCAACGGCATCATCAGCCTGCTGCGGGCCCACGGCGTGGAGATCAAGGGCGCCGAGGTCGTGGTCGTCGGCCGCGGTGTCACCATCGGCCGCCCGATGCCGCTGCTGCTCACCCGGCGCAGCGAGAACGCCACCGTCACGCAGTGCCACACCGGCACCCGCGACCTCTCCGCCCACCTGAAGCGGGCCGACATCATCGTCGCCGCGGCCGGCTTCCCGCACCTGATCCGCGCCGAGGACGTCAAGCCGGGCGCGGCCGTCCTCGACGTCGGTGTCTCCCGCAACGCCGAGGGCAAGATCGTCGGCGACGTCCACCCGGACGTGACCGAGGTGGCCGGCTGGATCTCCCCGAACCCCGGCGGCGTCGGCCCGATGACCCGGGCGCAGCTGCTGGTCAACGTGGTCGAGGCGGCGGAGCGCAGTGCCGGCTGAGGACGCCCGCGGGTCCGCGGAACCGACCGTGCGCGACGCGATCAGCGCCCCCGACGCCGAAGGGCGCCCGCGCCGCGTCACCCGCCGCTTCCCGCTGTTCACCAAGGACACCGCACGCCCCGAGGGCGGCGGCCGGGCCGCCGCCGGTGACGCCCCGGCGCCCGCCCGTCAGTGGCCCATGCTCGTGGTGCTGTCGGCGGTCGCCCTCGGCCTGCTGCTGACGGCGCTCGACGTGCTCCGCTTCGGCACCCTGCTGATCGGCGCCGCCCTGCTGGCGGGCGCGGTGATGCGCTGGGCACTGCCGAGCGTCGGCATGCTCGCCGTCCGCTCCCGCTTCACCGACATCGTCACCTACGGCGTCCTGGGCCTGGTCATCTCCCTGCTGGCGCTGATGATCCAGCCCGACCCGCTGCTGAAGATGCCGTTCCTGAAGGACATCCTGCACTTCACGGTCACCAAGTAGCGGCCCGCGTACGGCCGGTGGCCCGCGCCTCCCCCGGGGACGCGGGCCACCGTCGCTTCCCCCTTCCCCGACGCTACGGCCGCCCGCCGCGCAACGCCTCCGTCCTCGGGTTGAACCGCCGTACCGCCGCTGGGCGCACCCGGTCCGGGCGCTGCAACCTACGCGGTACCGCGCCCGGTTGACTCCGGGGTACGGCCGTGCGCGTTACCCTGCGGCGATGCGACTGAGGACCCCCCGCCCGCTGGTCGTGGACACACTGATCGCGGTGGCCATGACCGTGGTGGCCGTCCTGCTCGGGCAGGAGTCCCGATCGCAGGGATGGCCGGAACTCGACGCCCGCGCCTACGTCCTCGTCGCCCTCGCCCATCTCCCGGTCGCCCTGCGCAGCCGCCGCCCCCTCGTCGTCTTCGCCGTCGTCGAGGCCGCCGCGGTCGGCTTCGTCACCCTCGGCTACTGGCCGGTGGTGTGCACCTTCGGCGCCATGCTCGCCCTGTACACCGTGGCCTCCGTCCGCCCCGTGCGCACCGCCCTGGCCTGCGCCGGCTGCATGGCCGCGGTCTGGGTGTACGCCGGTGTGGTCAGCCACAGCCCCTCCATGGCCTCCGTGCTCGGCCAGGCCCTGCTGTACTGCTCGGTGCTCGTCTGGTTCGGGCACCTGGCCCGCCGCACCGCCGAACTCACCCGGCGGCTGCGGGCCGAACAGGCCGAGCGGGCCCGGCGCGCGGTCGCCGAGGAACGCGGCCGGATCGCCCGCGAGCTGCACGACGTCGTCGCCCACCACATGTCGGTCATCTCCGTGCAGGCGGGACTCGCCCGGTTCGTCTTCGACTCCGACCCCGCGAAGGCGCGCGGAGCGCTCGGCACCATAGCGGACACCAGCGGCGAGGCCCTGGAGGAGCTGCGGCGCATACTGCAGGTGCTGCGCGAGGAGGACCCCGAGGCGCCCGAGCGGGCGCCCATGCCCACCCTGGCCCGGCTCGGCGAACTCGTGGACCGGGTCCGGGCCGGCGGCCTGCCCGTGGACCTCGCCGTCGAGGGCACCACCCGTCCGCTGCCGCCCGGCGTCGAACTGTGCGCCTACCGCGTCGTCCAGGAGGGCCTCACCAACGCCCTCAAACACGCCGGGCCCGCACGCGCGCGCGTGGAACTCCGCTACGGCCCGCACGAGCTGACCGTCCGCGTCACCGACGACGGCGAGGGGACGGATCCGGCCAGAGTGCCGGTGGGCACCGGCCACGGCTTGATTGGCATGCGGGAGCGGGCCAAGCTCTACGGGGGGACGATCACAGTCGGCCCACGCTCCGAGGGCGGCTACGAGGTCCTGCTGACCCTGCCGACGTCGGCCGCCGAACGCGGCCGCGGGGGCACGCCGGAGGCGGAGCGGTAAGGCAGCGCACGGCGGGGGGACGACCGTACGGGATGATCAGAGTGCTCGTCGTGGACGACCAGTTCCTCATCCGCGCCGGACTCGTCGGCCTGCTGGACGCCGCGCCCGGCTTCGAGGTGGTGGGCGAGGCGGGGGACGGCGAGGAGGCCGTACGGCTCGCCGCCGAGACCCGCCCCGACGTCATCCTCATGGACATCCGGATGCCCGGCGTCAACGGCATCGAGGCCACCGAACGGATCCTCGCCCAGGCCGCCGACCGCCCGCCCCGGATCCTCGTGCTGACCACGTTCGACCTGGACGAGTACGTGTACGGGGCGCTGCGCGCCGGCGCCTCCGGGTTCCTGCTGAAGGACTCCGGGCCCGAGCGGCTGCTCGCGGCGGTCACCGCGGTCGACGGCGGTGACGCGCTGTTCGCGCCCAGCGTCACCCGGCGCCTGGTGGAGGCCTTCGCCCGGCAGCAGGAGCCCGCCGACACCGTGCCGCCGCCCGACCTCGGCGTGCTCACCTCCCGCGAGGTGGAGGTCCTCAAGCTCACCGCGCGCGGTCTGTCCAACCTGGAGATCGCCGACCGCCTCTACATCAGCGAGGCCACCGTCAAGACCCACCTCAACCGCACCATGAGCAAGCTCGACCTGGGCAGCCGGGCGCAGGCGGTGGTGCTGGCGTACGAGACGGGACTGGTGACCCCGGGCGGCTGACCGTCCGCTCCCGTGCGTCGCCCCCTTCCGGACCTGGGATCCTTGGTCAGCGCGGAACGCGCGGCAAGGAACACGGGGGAAGAGGGGAAGAGGGAGTAGGCGATGCCTCGCTGGAAAGCCCTGCCGGAGGATCTGGAACCGCAGATCAGGGAATTCACCGGCCGGTTGCGGCGGTTGGTGGACGACAGCGGCCTGAGCATCGCGGCACTGGCCGACCGCACGGGCTACGGCAAGACGTCCTGGGAACGGTATCTGGGCGGCCGGCTCCTCGCGCCCAAGGGCGCGGTCATCGCCCTCGCCGAGGCCACCGGCACCGACCCCGGTCCCCTGGCCACGCTGTGGGAACAGGCCGAACGCGCCTGGACCCGGGCGAAGCTGCGCCACGACCACACACTGACCGCACTCGACATCACGGACGCCCGCGCGGCACTGGGGGACCTGGGGACGAAACCGGAACCGGCCGGGGAACCGGCCGTGGGCAAGACCGCGGGTTCGGCCGGGGGTAAGGCCGTGGGTACGGCCCCGGGTTCGGCCGGGGGTAAGGCCGTGGGTACGGCGGTGGGTTCGGCTGGGGTTAAGACCGCGGGTTCGGCCGGGGGTGAGACCGTGGGTTCGGCCGAGGGTAAGGCCGTTGGTACGGCCCCGGGTTCGGCCAGGGGTAAGGCCGTGGGTACGGCGGTGGGTTCGACCGGGGGTAAGGCCGTGGGTACGGCGGCGGGTTCGGCTGGGGTTAAGACCGCGGGTTCGGCCGAGGGCAAGGCCGTGGGTACGGCGGCGGGTTCGGCCGGGGGGAAGGCCGTTGGTACGGCCCCGGGTTCGGCCGGGAGTAAGACCGCGGGTACGACTGCGGGTTCGGCCGCGGCGTCCGGCGGCGGTTTCGGTGCGCGGCCCGGCAGCGGCTCCCGTGCCGGTTCCGACGTCGCCGACGCGCCCCCCAAGAACTCCTGGGGGCTGGCCGGTTACCGGGGTCCGTCGAAGGCGACCGCCCGCCCCGGGACCCGGCCCCCGGCCGGCCCGGCCGACCCCGCCGGCACCCCCGCGGGCGCTCCCGCCGGCACCGCCCGGACCCCGGCTTCCTCCATCCCGAGCCCGGGCACGCCCGCGCGCACCCCTGGCCAGGACGTGTCCGCGCCCACCGCGAGCCCGGACACGCCCGCCCGTACCCCGAGCACCCCCGGCACCCCCGGCACCCGCACCCCCCAGGCACGGCCGGCATCCCCCGTCGCGCGCTGGTCCGCCCGGCGGCAGCAGGTCGTGATGTTCTTCGCGGGGCTGGTCGGTGCCGGTGCGCTCATCGCCGGGGTCTTCTTCTTCACCCACGGGGACGGCGGCGGGCGCAAGAGCGCGGGCGGCGCGTCGCCCTCCCCGTCGGCGTCGGCACGGACGAGCCCGCCCCCCGGTGTGAAGTGCGCCGGAGCCGCCTGCACCGGCAAGGACGCGGAGGCCATGGGGTGCAGTGGCGAGCTGGTGACGACCGCCAAGACCGCCACCGTCGGGACGACCACCGTGGAGGTCCGCTACAGCAAGGCGTGCGGTACGGCCTGGGGCCGGATCACCAGCGGCGCGCCCGGGGACACGGTGCGGGTCTCCGTGGGCAAGGACCGGCAGACGGGGGACATCACGGCCGCCGGGGACACCATCGGGTACACCCCGATGATCGCCGTACGGAACCCGGCGCAGGCCAGGGCCTGTGCCACGCTCGCCGCGGGACAGACGGGCTGCACGGAATGACGGGCGGCGCGGCCTGAGGGAGAAAGCCTGAGGGAGGAAGAGGGACGGGGAAATTCCGCCGGGGCGGCATAGCGGGCCGCGGCCTGGGCACGCGAACCGTACCCCCACGGGAGTCCGGTACGCCGGTACCCCCCACCGGCGGCCGCCTCCGTCCCTCCTCTCCCGGACGGGCGGCCGCCTCCTCATACCCGCCCGTGGCGCGGCCGGCACGGCGATACGTCCCCGCTGATCCCCTTGTGGGGTGAGCCACAGGGCCCCGGACGTCTCACCTACCGGATGCGCGATAGCCTGACCGCTGGATCTCTCTTGATGCCAAGAGATCGATCATCCGCCCGGGGCAGTGACGCCCCACCGCCAGCTGTCATACGGAGAACGCCATGACCCGCACTCCCGTGAACG contains these protein-coding regions:
- a CDS encoding bifunctional methylenetetrahydrofolate dehydrogenase/methenyltetrahydrofolate cyclohydrolase, with translation MTAQILDGKATAAAIKSDLTARVAALKERGVTPGLGTILVGDDPGSQKYVAGKHRDCAQVGIASIQRELPATATQEEIEAVVRELNEDPACTGYIVQLPLPKGIDENRILELMDPAKDADGLHPMNLGRLVLNEPAPLPCTPNGIISLLRAHGVEIKGAEVVVVGRGVTIGRPMPLLLTRRSENATVTQCHTGTRDLSAHLKRADIIVAAAGFPHLIRAEDVKPGAAVLDVGVSRNAEGKIVGDVHPDVTEVAGWISPNPGGVGPMTRAQLLVNVVEAAERSAG
- a CDS encoding DUF3017 domain-containing protein yields the protein MPAEDARGSAEPTVRDAISAPDAEGRPRRVTRRFPLFTKDTARPEGGGRAAAGDAPAPARQWPMLVVLSAVALGLLLTALDVLRFGTLLIGAALLAGAVMRWALPSVGMLAVRSRFTDIVTYGVLGLVISLLALMIQPDPLLKMPFLKDILHFTVTK
- a CDS encoding sensor histidine kinase, translated to MRLRTPRPLVVDTLIAVAMTVVAVLLGQESRSQGWPELDARAYVLVALAHLPVALRSRRPLVVFAVVEAAAVGFVTLGYWPVVCTFGAMLALYTVASVRPVRTALACAGCMAAVWVYAGVVSHSPSMASVLGQALLYCSVLVWFGHLARRTAELTRRLRAEQAERARRAVAEERGRIARELHDVVAHHMSVISVQAGLARFVFDSDPAKARGALGTIADTSGEALEELRRILQVLREEDPEAPERAPMPTLARLGELVDRVRAGGLPVDLAVEGTTRPLPPGVELCAYRVVQEGLTNALKHAGPARARVELRYGPHELTVRVTDDGEGTDPARVPVGTGHGLIGMRERAKLYGGTITVGPRSEGGYEVLLTLPTSAAERGRGGTPEAER
- a CDS encoding response regulator, encoding MIRVLVVDDQFLIRAGLVGLLDAAPGFEVVGEAGDGEEAVRLAAETRPDVILMDIRMPGVNGIEATERILAQAADRPPRILVLTTFDLDEYVYGALRAGASGFLLKDSGPERLLAAVTAVDGGDALFAPSVTRRLVEAFARQQEPADTVPPPDLGVLTSREVEVLKLTARGLSNLEIADRLYISEATVKTHLNRTMSKLDLGSRAQAVVLAYETGLVTPGG
- a CDS encoding DUF2690 domain-containing protein, which produces MPRWKALPEDLEPQIREFTGRLRRLVDDSGLSIAALADRTGYGKTSWERYLGGRLLAPKGAVIALAEATGTDPGPLATLWEQAERAWTRAKLRHDHTLTALDITDARAALGDLGTKPEPAGEPAVGKTAGSAGGKAVGTAPGSAGGKAVGTAVGSAGVKTAGSAGGETVGSAEGKAVGTAPGSARGKAVGTAVGSTGGKAVGTAAGSAGVKTAGSAEGKAVGTAAGSAGGKAVGTAPGSAGSKTAGTTAGSAAASGGGFGARPGSGSRAGSDVADAPPKNSWGLAGYRGPSKATARPGTRPPAGPADPAGTPAGAPAGTARTPASSIPSPGTPARTPGQDVSAPTASPDTPARTPSTPGTPGTRTPQARPASPVARWSARRQQVVMFFAGLVGAGALIAGVFFFTHGDGGGRKSAGGASPSPSASARTSPPPGVKCAGAACTGKDAEAMGCSGELVTTAKTATVGTTTVEVRYSKACGTAWGRITSGAPGDTVRVSVGKDRQTGDITAAGDTIGYTPMIAVRNPAQARACATLAAGQTGCTE